A segment of the Rickettsia bellii RML369-C genome:
AATTAAAATAGAACGGAGTACCTGAAGTTGTATCTAGCACTGTGACATATTCGCCCCAATGGTTATTTCTCACCTTTCCAATAGGGTAGTTATGTTGAGAGGCAAAACTAGCCATATTAAGGGTATTTATGGTGGATGTACGAACTATATACTCCATATTTCCCGGCAACTGTCCCCAATAGCTAGGCTCCATGTTAATTTTTTCTCTAACAGGCTGAATTCCTGAGTTAGAAAGCTCAACAGATGCCATTGATAATATATCTTCTAAAGCTTTAATACTATTTGCAGAACATAAAAGTGATAGATGATGTTCTCCAAAGCCAATATCACCACTAGTTGCCATATCAAGTGCTGTTGATATTTCAGCAATTTGTGAAGTAGCTTTATCACCTGCTTGTATCATTCTATTTTGCTGTAATTGCATTTTACCAATTGCTACAGTTCTGTTAGCAAATATAAAACTCTGAGTCATTACAAACTCAAAAGGCATTTGCAAAAATCCATCAAAAATCCCTGCAGAAGTAGTAGGTCCATATTCAAGAATACTTATTATTCCAGCATATTTAGTTCCAATCGAACTTCTTGCCTCAATAGTACGTGAATCAAAAAACAAACGATGTGTTGGTAAATATTCATCTATAGTACTACGTGGCAATGCTACTGGACCTGGCGAGTCGCCACAATTAACTAAAGATGAAAGGAATTCTAGCATTTCACAATAATTACCTGTAGGAGTTTTACGAACTCCAAGAATCCTAGCTCCATAACTTCTAAATGTATTAACTATTCTGTTTGACATTTCTTGGAGATTTTCTTTCATCTCTTTCATGTCATTTTCCCAAACATTTTTATTAGATTTTTGTCTAAGCTTTTTTAAAAAATACTCAACTATAGCTGCACCACCAGTATCAGGTTTGTATAAAATACTGACATATAATTCATTAAAAAACGATCTAGCACCTGCGTGTTTTTTACGCCATTCTGCTCCAAGATACGTAATAAAATCGTTTGGTACTTTTACAGTAGGATCATAAGTAAATTCAGTATCGTCAAATATTACTGCTTTACGTCTTCTGATAGTATGAAAATATACAACAATATTTCCTGAAGCCATGTTTTTAAGTAAGGCATTCCTTATATTCTTTTTAATATCTAAATCTTCATCATCGGCTGTTTCAAAAGAAAAACCATTTATTTTAATAACTTGTAAAAGCGAATTATCTTTAGTTAAAATGGTATTACTATCCCAATGGCATTTATAAGGGATAAAATGCGAAGTAGGTCTATCTTGTTTAGCTCTTAATTCATTAGCTGCTCTAGTTCTAAATAACTTCATTGTGTAACTCAACTTAACTATTTTGATTTTTGGTTCTTATAATGTCATTCCCGCTTAAGGCTTTGCCCGCCTGGCTCGATTTTTCCCCTGTCATCCCGTGATTTATGAACTAGAGCCAGTTAAAAATACTAATAAAATTAGTATTTTTTATTATTTTCTGGATCTAGTTCCCAAGCCACGGTATTGTAAGAAAAGAAAGTGATATAATATAAGTTATAAATGTAATATAAACATTTATAAGAGAGTGTTAATACCCTATATAATGATATAGGGTATTAAGCGGGCATAAGCGACCGTCACGGCATAGGTTTTATACGACCGGAGTCATCAAGGTACTATAGCCCGACTCTCGAGAAGTTTGAATAGTTGGAAGGGATGCGATAAGCACGCCCGATTACAATCCTAAACAATATAAAATCTCGAGGTACATATGATAAAATATCACAAACATATAGGAATTGATATAGGAAAATATAATTTTGTAGTAGGAATAGAGGGCATAAAAGATACAAAAGAATATGAGAATACAAGTTCCGGTATATTTGAATTTATTAATGATAATAAGGATATTTTAGCAAACTCTCTAACTGTAGTTGAAACAACAGGCGGATATGAACTAGAGTTATTGTATAGCTTATGTGAAAGAGGTTATGTAGTACATAGAGCAGATGCAAGAAAGGTAAAGAATTTTATCAGATCATATGGTAATAGTGCAAAAACAGATAAGTTAGATGCTAAAGCATTAGGATTATATGGTAAGGAGCGAGCAGATAAGCTTGAAGTATTTAAGCCTGAATCAAAACAAAATATACAATTATTTCGGTTAGTACAAAGACGGAATGATTTAAAGCAAATGTTAGTTGCCGAAAAGAATAGATTACAACAAGCAAATACAGATAAGTTTGTTAAAAATAGCTGTATAAATATGATAGATGTTTTAAGTAATCAAATTACAGAGATTACTAATCAGGTAGAAGTGATTATATCATCAGATCAGCTGTTAAAAGCAAAGCATGAGATATTGAAAGAGATAAATGGCATTGGTAATATAGTTGCTTTTGAGTTATTAATATTATTACCGGAGTTAGGGAAGTTAACAAGACGGCAGATTGCTTCTCTTGCAGGGCTTGCTCCAAAAGCTAATGATAGTGGTAAATATCAAGGATATAGAAAGGTAGGACATGGTAGAGCAGGAGTCAAGCCTATACTATTCCTTGCTGCTATGTCAGCCCGTAATAGCAAGACTTCTGGTTTAAGACTCTTTTATGAGCGACTCATTAACAATGGTAAAAAGAAAATGGTCGCTCTTACCGCTTTAATGCGTAAAATTATTGTCATCGCTAATGCTAAATTAAAATCTCTTCTTTTTAATTTAAAACATAGTTGATGACAGAAAAAAATGATCTACGAATAAATCCCGCCACGGTATGACACAGGACATATAAATTACAAGTTACCACCTATTATTTGGGATTCGTATTCAGATAATTCTTGTGCTTCATATTCTAGATATTTCCACTCATCTGTTAGAAAGCTAAAGTTTGCTTTGATTTCGTCATATTTTCCTAGATTAGTGAAGCATAGAGCTTTAGCCTCATTTTCTATTTTATCACTTAAATCTAATGAAATATTACACTTTTTCGTTATATTAATAGCTTTTAGTTGACTTAGAATCTCACTAATATTAAGCTTTAAGTTATTTATGGTTGTATTTGCATTATTTATATCTTCGTTATATTTGGTCTCATCAAACTTTTTAACCTTAACATCCTTATATTCCGGCACCTCTTTATTTTTAGTAACAGTTCGAACTTTAATAACATCCCGTTCTTTTGTTACCTCTTTTGATTTTATAATAGGACGAGTATGGGGTACATCTTGTAATTTTATCTCTCCACGTATCAATTTAATAACAAAAACCGACTTACGGTCAGGGTCAT
Coding sequences within it:
- a CDS encoding IS110 family transposase translates to MIKYHKHIGIDIGKYNFVVGIEGIKDTKEYENTSSGIFEFINDNKDILANSLTVVETTGGYELELLYSLCERGYVVHRADARKVKNFIRSYGNSAKTDKLDAKALGLYGKERADKLEVFKPESKQNIQLFRLVQRRNDLKQMLVAEKNRLQQANTDKFVKNSCINMIDVLSNQITEITNQVEVIISSDQLLKAKHEILKEINGIGNIVAFELLILLPELGKLTRRQIASLAGLAPKANDSGKYQGYRKVGHGRAGVKPILFLAAMSARNSKTSGLRLFYERLINNGKKKMVALTALMRKIIVIANAKLKSLLFNLKHS
- a CDS encoding VirB4 family type IV secretion/conjugal transfer ATPase produces the protein MKLFRTRAANELRAKQDRPTSHFIPYKCHWDSNTILTKDNSLLQVIKINGFSFETADDEDLDIKKNIRNALLKNMASGNIVVYFHTIRRRKAVIFDDTEFTYDPTVKVPNDFITYLGAEWRKKHAGARSFFNELYVSILYKPDTGGAAIVEYFLKKLRQKSNKNVWENDMKEMKENLQEMSNRIVNTFRSYGARILGVRKTPTGNYCEMLEFLSSLVNCGDSPGPVALPRSTIDEYLPTHRLFFDSRTIEARSSIGTKYAGIISILEYGPTTSAGIFDGFLQMPFEFVMTQSFIFANRTVAIGKMQLQQNRMIQAGDKATSQIAEISTALDMATSGDIGFGEHHLSLLCSANSIKALEDILSMASVELSNSGIQPVREKINMEPSYWGQLPGNMEYIVRTSTINTLNMASFASQHNYPIGKVRNNHWGEYVTVLDTTSGTPFYFNFHVRDVGHTLIIGPTGAGKTVLMNFLCAEAQKFKPRMFFFDKDRGAEIFIRALNGVYTVIDPGLKCNFNPLQLEDTSENRTFILEWLRVLVTSNGESITAQDNKILSQAVSGNFRLEKKDRRLSNVVAFLGIDTPDSLASRIAMWVGNGSHAKVFDNEVDDIDLQKARVFGFDMTELLKDPISLAPVLLYIFHRINISLDGQKTMIVLDEAWALIDNPVFAPKIKDWLKVLRKLNTFVIFATQSVEDAAKSRISDTLIQQTATQIFLPNLKATDIYRSAFMLSQREYILIKTTDPTTRYFLVKQGVDAVVAKVNLDGMNNIISVLSGRVETVILLDQIREKYGNDPEKWLPIFYEAVKTL